A genomic stretch from Streptococcus oralis includes:
- the mvaD gene encoding diphosphomevalonate decarboxylase: protein MDRKPVTVRSYANIAIIKYWGKKKEKEMVPATSSISLTLENMYTETTLSPLPAYATADAFYINGQLQSEAEHAKMSRIIDRYRPEGEGFVRIDTENNMPTAAGLSSSSSGLSALVKACNAYFQLGLDRSQLAQEAKFASGSSSRSFYGPLGAWDKDSGEIYPVETDLKLAMIMLVLEDKKKPISSRDGMKLCVETSTTFDDWVRQSEKDYQDMLVYLKENDFAKVGELTERNALAMHATTKTASPAFSYLTDATYEAMDFVRQLRDQGEACYFTMDAGPNVKVLCQEEDLEHLSEIFGQRYRLIVSKTKDLNQDDSC, encoded by the coding sequence ATGGATCGAAAGCCTGTAACAGTACGTTCCTACGCAAATATTGCCATTATCAAATATTGGGGAAAGAAAAAAGAAAAAGAGATGGTTCCTGCTACTAGCAGCATCTCTCTGACTTTGGAAAACATGTATACAGAGACGACCTTGTCGCCTCTGCCAGCCTATGCGACTGCTGATGCCTTTTATATCAATGGTCAGCTACAGAGTGAGGCTGAGCATGCCAAGATGAGCAGAATCATTGACCGTTACCGTCCAGAAGGTGAGGGCTTTGTTCGTATTGACACTGAAAACAATATGCCTACCGCAGCTGGCTTGTCATCCAGTTCTAGTGGTTTGTCCGCCTTGGTCAAGGCTTGCAATGCTTATTTCCAGCTTGGTTTAGATCGGAGTCAGTTGGCACAGGAAGCTAAGTTTGCCTCAGGGTCGTCCTCTCGCAGTTTTTATGGACCGCTAGGAGCTTGGGATAAGGATAGTGGGGAAATTTACCCTGTGGAGACAGACCTGAAACTAGCTATGATTATGTTGGTGCTGGAGGACAAGAAAAAACCAATCTCTAGCCGTGATGGGATGAAACTCTGTGTGGAAACCTCGACGACCTTTGATGACTGGGTGCGCCAGTCTGAGAAAGACTATCAAGATATGCTGGTTTATCTCAAAGAGAATGACTTTGCCAAGGTTGGGGAATTAACGGAGAGAAATGCCCTAGCCATGCACGCTACGACGAAAACAGCATCGCCAGCATTTTCTTATCTAACAGATGCGACTTATGAAGCGATGGACTTTGTTCGCCAGCTTCGTGATCAAGGAGAAGCCTGCTACTTTACCATGGATGCTGGTCCCAATGTCAAGGTCCTCTGTCAAGAGGAAGACTTGGAGCATTTATCTGAAATCTTTGGTCAACGTTATCGCTTGATTGTGTCAAAAACAAAGGATTTGAATCAAGATGATAGCTGTTAA
- a CDS encoding phosphomevalonate kinase has translation MIAVKTCGKLYWAGEYAILEPGQLALIKAIPIYMKAEIAFSDSYRIYSDMFDFAVDLTPNPDYSLIQETIALVGDFLAVRGQTLRPFSLEIRGKMEREGKKFGLGSSGSVVVLVIKALLALYDITVDPELLFKLASAVLLKRGDNGSMGDLACIVAEDLVLYQSFDRNKVAAWLEEENLATVLERDWRFSISQVKPALECDFLVGWTKEVAVSSQMVQQIKQNIDQNFLSSSKETVVTLVEALEQGNAEKIIEQVETASQLLEGLSLDIYTPSLRQLKEASQDLQAVAKSSGAGGGDCGIVLSFDEQSTETLKNRWANLGIELLYQERIGHDDKS, from the coding sequence ATGATAGCTGTTAAAACTTGTGGGAAACTCTATTGGGCAGGTGAATATGCTATTTTAGAGCCAGGACAGTTAGCCTTGATAAAGGCCATCCCCATCTATATGAAGGCTGAGATTGCTTTTTCTGACAGCTATCGTATCTACTCAGATATGTTTGATTTCGCAGTGGACTTGACGCCAAATCCTGACTACAGCTTGATTCAAGAAACGATTGCTTTAGTGGGAGATTTCCTTGCTGTTCGTGGTCAGACTTTGCGACCTTTTTCCTTGGAAATCCGTGGGAAAATGGAACGAGAAGGCAAAAAGTTTGGTCTGGGTTCTAGTGGTAGCGTCGTTGTCTTGGTGATCAAGGCCCTACTGGCCCTATATGATATTACGGTTGATCCGGAACTCTTGTTCAAGCTGGCTAGCGCGGTCTTGCTCAAGCGAGGCGACAATGGTTCTATGGGAGACCTTGCCTGTATTGTGGCAGAAGATTTGGTTCTCTATCAGTCTTTTGATCGCAATAAGGTGGCTGCTTGGTTGGAAGAAGAAAATTTGGCGACAGTTTTGGAGCGTGACTGGAGATTTTCTATTTCACAAGTAAAACCAGCCCTAGAATGTGACTTTCTAGTGGGATGGACCAAGGAAGTGGCCGTATCGAGTCAAATGGTCCAGCAAATCAAGCAAAACATAGACCAGAATTTTTTAAGTTCCTCAAAAGAAACAGTGGTTACTTTGGTAGAAGCCTTGGAGCAGGGGAATGCAGAAAAAATTATCGAGCAGGTGGAAACAGCCAGTCAGCTTTTAGAAGGCTTGAGTTTAGATATTTATACGCCTTCGCTGAGACAGTTGAAAGAAGCCAGTCAAGATTTGCAGGCTGTTGCCAAGAGTAGCGGTGCTGGTGGTGGTGACTGTGGGATTGTCTTGAGTTTTGATGAGCAATCAACTGAAACCTTAAAAAATCGCTGGGCCAATCTGGGGATTGAGCTCTTATACCAAGAAAGGATAGGACATGACGACAAATCGTAA
- the fni gene encoding type 2 isopentenyl-diphosphate Delta-isomerase — MTTNRKDEHIRYALEQKSSYNSFDEVELIHSSLPLYDLDEIDLSTEFAGRKWDFPFYINAMTGGSDKGREINQKLAQVAEACGILFVTGSYSAALKDPTDDSFSVKSSHPKLLLGTNIGLDKPVELGLQTVEEMNPLFLQVHVNVMQELLMPEGERKFRSWQLHLADYSKRIPVPIILKEVGFGMDVKTIERAYELGVRTVDLSGRGGTSFAYIENRRSGQRDYLNQWGQSTMQALLNTQDWKDKVELLVSGGVRNPLDMIKCLVFGAKAVGLSRTVLELIETYSVEEVIGIVQSWKEDLRLIMCALNCATIADLQNVDYILYGKLKEAKDQM, encoded by the coding sequence ATGACGACAAATCGTAAGGACGAGCATATCCGCTATGCCCTTGAGCAGAAAAGTTCCTATAATAGCTTTGATGAGGTGGAGTTGATTCATTCTTCCCTGCCTCTTTACGACCTGGATGAGATTGATTTGTCTACAGAATTTGCAGGTCGAAAGTGGGACTTTCCTTTTTATATCAATGCCATGACGGGTGGAAGCGATAAGGGGAGAGAAATCAATCAAAAGCTGGCTCAGGTGGCAGAAGCCTGTGGGATTTTGTTTGTGACGGGATCTTATAGCGCAGCCCTCAAAGATCCAACAGATGACTCTTTTTCTGTCAAATCTAGCCATCCAAAGCTCCTCCTTGGAACCAATATTGGATTGGACAAGCCTGTTGAGTTAGGACTTCAGACTGTAGAAGAGATGAATCCTCTCTTCCTACAAGTGCACGTTAATGTTATGCAGGAATTGCTCATGCCTGAGGGGGAAAGGAAGTTCAGAAGCTGGCAATTGCATCTAGCAGATTATAGCAAGCGGATCCCTGTTCCTATTATTCTCAAGGAAGTGGGTTTTGGGATGGATGTGAAGACCATCGAGAGAGCTTATGAACTGGGTGTTAGAACGGTTGACCTGTCGGGTCGTGGTGGTACCAGCTTTGCTTATATCGAAAACCGTCGCAGTGGCCAGCGTGATTACCTCAATCAATGGGGTCAGTCTACTATGCAAGCTCTTCTCAATACCCAAGACTGGAAAGACAAGGTCGAGCTCTTGGTCAGTGGAGGCGTTCGGAACCCGCTGGATATGATTAAGTGCTTGGTCTTTGGGGCCAAGGCTGTAGGACTGTCTCGAACCGTTCTAGAGTTGATTGAAACCTACTCCGTCGAAGAGGTTATTGGTATTGTCCAAAGCTGGAAAGAAGATCTGCGTTTGATCATGTGTGCCCTTAATTGTGCCACCATAGCAGATCTGCAAAACGTAGACTATATTCTTTATGGCAAACTCAAAGAAGCAAAAGATCAGATGTAG
- the liaF gene encoding cell wall-active antibiotics response protein LiaF codes for MKKFQIFLFIEACLLTGALILMVSEHFSRFLLILFLFLLLIRYYAGKEGNNFLLLVATILFFFIVMLNPFVILAIFVAVIYSLFLLYPMMNQEREETDLVFEEVVTVKNEKNRWFGNLHHFSSHQTCQFDDINLFRLMGKDTIHLERVILTNHDNVIILRKMVGTTRIIVPVDVEISLSVNCLYGDLTFLHQPKRSLRNEHYHQETRDYLKSNKSVKIFLTTMVGDVEVVRG; via the coding sequence ATGAAAAAATTTCAAATCTTTTTATTTATTGAAGCCTGTCTGTTGACGGGAGCTCTGATTTTGATGGTATCAGAGCATTTTTCGCGTTTTCTGCTGATTTTATTCCTCTTTCTTCTCCTGATACGCTATTATGCAGGCAAAGAGGGCAACAACTTTCTCCTCCTTGTGGCTACCATTCTTTTCTTTTTCATCGTCATGCTCAATCCCTTTGTGATTTTAGCTATCTTTGTAGCGGTCATATACAGCCTCTTTCTTCTCTATCCAATGATGAATCAAGAAAGAGAGGAGACCGATTTGGTCTTTGAAGAGGTGGTGACGGTTAAAAATGAAAAGAATCGCTGGTTTGGCAATCTCCATCATTTTTCTAGCCACCAGACCTGCCAGTTTGACGATATCAACCTCTTTCGCCTGATGGGTAAGGACACCATTCATCTAGAAAGAGTTATCCTAACCAATCATGACAATGTCATTATCCTTAGAAAGATGGTCGGAACGACTAGGATTATCGTGCCCGTAGATGTGGAAATCAGCCTCAGTGTCAACTGCCTCTATGGAGATCTAACCTTCCTCCATCAACCTAAGAGATCCCTCCGCAATGAACACTATCATCAGGAAACCAGAGACTACCTCAAGAGTAACAAGAGCGTCAAGATTTTCCTAACTACTATGGTTGGCGATGTGGAGGTGGTCAGAGGATGA
- a CDS encoding sensor histidine kinase yields MKKQSYLLIGLTSFLFILFLTNSLLDIFELDWSYLLQDIEKTEKLIFLILVFSLSMTFFFVLFWRVIEEVSRRKMQINLKRLLAGKEVIPFADPDLDASFKSLSGKLNLLTEAVQKAENQGLVKEEAIIEKERKRIARDLHDTVSQELFAAHMILSGVSQQALKLDREKMQTQLQSVAAILETAQKDLRVLLLHLRPVELEEKSLIEGIQILLKELEDKSDLKVSLKQNVSKLPKKIEEHIFRILQELISNTLRHAQASCLDVYLYQTDVELQLKVVDNGIGFQLGSLDDLSYGLRNIKERVEDMAGTIQLLTAPKQGLAVDIRIPLLDKES; encoded by the coding sequence ATGAAAAAGCAATCGTATCTGTTAATCGGTCTGACTTCTTTCCTCTTTATCCTCTTTTTGACTAATAGTTTACTTGATATTTTTGAACTGGATTGGTCCTATTTGCTACAAGATATCGAGAAAACAGAGAAACTCATCTTCTTGATCTTGGTCTTTAGCCTTTCCATGACCTTCTTTTTTGTCCTCTTTTGGCGCGTGATAGAAGAAGTCTCTCGCAGAAAAATGCAGATCAATCTCAAGCGACTGCTAGCAGGAAAAGAGGTGATTCCCTTTGCAGATCCAGATTTGGATGCCAGTTTTAAGTCCTTGTCTGGCAAGCTCAATCTCTTGACTGAGGCTGTTCAAAAGGCTGAAAATCAAGGCCTGGTCAAGGAAGAAGCAATCATCGAGAAAGAACGGAAGCGGATTGCACGTGACTTACACGATACGGTTAGTCAGGAGTTGTTTGCGGCCCATATGATTTTATCAGGTGTCAGCCAGCAGGCTTTGAAGCTTGATAGAGAAAAGATGCAGACCCAGTTGCAAAGTGTCGCAGCCATCCTAGAAACAGCCCAGAAAGATCTGCGGGTTTTGCTCTTGCATTTGCGACCAGTTGAGTTGGAAGAGAAGAGTTTGATTGAGGGGATTCAAATCCTCTTAAAAGAGCTTGAGGACAAGAGCGATCTCAAGGTTAGTCTCAAGCAAAACGTGTCTAAATTGCCTAAGAAGATTGAAGAACATATCTTCCGTATTTTGCAGGAGTTGATCAGCAATACCCTACGCCATGCCCAGGCATCTTGCCTAGATGTCTACCTCTATCAGACAGATGTTGAATTGCAGCTGAAGGTGGTGGACAACGGGATTGGTTTCCAGTTAGGGAGTTTAGACGACTTGAGTTATGGACTTCGAAATATCAAGGAGCGGGTTGAAGATATGGCAGGAACGATTCAACTCTTGACAGCTCCCAAACAAGGACTGGCGGTTGATATCCGTATTCCCCTGCTAGACAAGGAATCATAA
- a CDS encoding response regulator transcription factor → MKILLVDDHEMVRLGLKSYFDLQDDVEVVGEAANGSQGIDLALKLRPDVIVMDIVMPEMNGIDATLAILKEWPEAKILIVTSYLDNEKIMPVLNAGAKGYMLKTSSADELLHAVRKVAAGELAIEQEVSKKVEYHRNHIELHEDLTARERDVLQLIAKGYENQRIADELFISLKTVKTHVSNILAKLEVSDRTQAAVYAFQHHLVGQEDF, encoded by the coding sequence ATGAAAATTTTACTGGTAGATGACCATGAAATGGTCCGATTGGGCTTGAAAAGCTATTTTGACCTCCAAGACGATGTAGAAGTTGTGGGCGAGGCGGCAAACGGGTCTCAAGGCATTGATTTGGCTTTGAAATTGCGCCCAGATGTCATTGTCATGGATATTGTCATGCCTGAGATGAATGGGATTGATGCAACCTTGGCCATCCTCAAAGAATGGCCTGAAGCCAAGATTTTGATTGTGACCTCTTACTTGGACAATGAAAAAATCATGCCAGTCTTGAATGCTGGTGCCAAAGGCTATATGCTCAAGACTTCTAGTGCAGACGAATTGCTCCATGCTGTCCGTAAGGTGGCTGCTGGAGAGCTGGCTATTGAACAAGAGGTCAGCAAGAAGGTCGAATACCACCGCAATCATATCGAGCTTCATGAGGATTTAACTGCGCGTGAGCGAGACGTGCTCCAACTCATTGCCAAGGGATACGAAAATCAGAGGATCGCAGATGAACTCTTTATCTCTCTCAAGACGGTCAAGACCCATGTGTCTAATATCTTAGCCAAACTTGAGGTCAGTGATCGCACCCAAGCTGCAGTCTATGCCTTTCAGCACCACTTGGTCGGGCAGGAGGACTTTTAG
- a CDS encoding DNA alkylation repair protein codes for MSLADLLGELEAAKDPEKAGPMEAYMRHQFPFLGIAGPERNALYRKYFPSAKKTRIIDWDFVDTCWEKEPREYQYVAANYLKTMQSYLTKDDLPKLERLAVTKSWWDTVDILDRVVGSLVADHPELEEVILKWSLSDNIWLRRVAIDHQLLRKEKTNVQLMEKILLNNLDQTEFFINKAIGWALRDYSKTNPEWVARFIEKNRKRMAELSIKEASKYL; via the coding sequence ATGAGTCTTGCAGATTTACTTGGGGAGTTAGAGGCGGCAAAAGACCCTGAGAAAGCAGGCCCAATGGAAGCCTATATGCGCCATCAATTTCCCTTTTTAGGGATTGCAGGTCCTGAAAGAAATGCGCTCTATAGAAAATACTTTCCAAGCGCGAAAAAAACAAGAATTATCGATTGGGATTTTGTAGACACTTGCTGGGAAAAGGAGCCAAGAGAATACCAGTATGTGGCTGCCAACTATTTGAAAACCATGCAGTCTTATCTAACGAAGGACGATTTGCCTAAGCTTGAGCGTCTGGCAGTGACCAAGTCTTGGTGGGACACAGTAGATATCCTAGATCGAGTAGTAGGAAGTTTGGTAGCCGACCATCCGGAACTTGAAGAAGTGATTTTAAAATGGAGCTTATCTGACAATATCTGGCTGAGACGAGTTGCCATTGACCACCAGTTGTTAAGAAAAGAGAAAACAAATGTCCAACTGATGGAAAAGATCCTGCTCAACAATCTGGACCAGACAGAATTTTTTATCAACAAAGCCATTGGCTGGGCTCTAAGAGACTACTCTAAAACCAATCCCGAATGGGTAGCACGTTTTATTGAAAAAAATAGGAAAAGAATGGCTGAACTTAGTATCAAGGAAGCCAGCAAGTACCTTTAG
- the tig gene encoding trigger factor, with translation MSVSFENKETNRGVLTFTISQGQIKPEVDRVFNSVKKTLNVPGFRKGHLPRPIFDKKFGEETLYQDVLNALLPNAYEAAVKEAGLEVVAQPKIDVTSMEKGQDWVIIAEVVTKPEVKLGDYKNLEVSVDVEKEVTDADVEERIERERNNLAELVIKEGTAENGDTVVIDFVGSIDGVEFDGGKGENFSLGLGSGQFIPGFEDQLVGHSAGETVDVVVTFPEDYQAEDLAGKEAKFVTTIHEVKAKEVPALDDELAKDIDEEVETLAELKEKYRKELTAAKEEAYKDALEGAAIDKAVENAEIVELPEEMIHEEVHRSVNEFLGNLQRQGINPDMYFQITGTTQEDLHKQYEAEAESRTKTNLVIEAVAKAEGFDATEEEIQKEIEQLATTYNMEVAQVQNLLSADMLKHDIAIKKAVELITSTATVK, from the coding sequence ATGTCTGTATCATTTGAAAACAAAGAAACAAACCGTGGTGTCTTGACTTTCACAATCTCTCAAGGCCAGATCAAACCAGAAGTGGATCGTGTCTTCAACTCAGTAAAGAAAACTCTTAACGTTCCAGGTTTCCGTAAAGGTCATCTTCCACGTCCTATCTTCGATAAAAAATTTGGTGAAGAAACACTTTACCAAGATGTGTTGAACGCTCTTTTGCCAAACGCTTATGAAGCAGCTGTAAAAGAAGCTGGTCTTGAAGTGGTTGCGCAACCAAAAATTGACGTAACTTCAATGGAAAAAGGTCAAGACTGGGTTATCATAGCTGAAGTCGTGACAAAACCTGAAGTAAAATTGGGTGACTACAAAAACCTTGAAGTATCAGTAGATGTAGAAAAAGAAGTGACAGACGCTGACGTTGAAGAGCGTATCGAACGCGAACGCAACAACTTGGCTGAATTGGTTATCAAAGAAGGTACTGCTGAAAATGGCGATACTGTTGTTATCGACTTCGTTGGTTCTATCGACGGTGTTGAATTTGACGGTGGAAAAGGTGAAAACTTCTCACTTGGACTTGGATCAGGACAATTCATCCCTGGTTTTGAAGACCAATTGGTAGGTCACTCAGCTGGCGAAACTGTTGATGTTGTCGTAACATTCCCAGAAGACTACCAAGCAGAAGATCTTGCAGGTAAAGAAGCTAAATTCGTGACAACTATTCACGAAGTAAAAGCAAAAGAAGTTCCAGCTCTTGACGATGAACTTGCAAAAGACATCGACGAAGAAGTTGAAACACTTGCTGAATTGAAAGAAAAATACCGCAAAGAATTGACTGCTGCTAAAGAAGAAGCATACAAAGATGCCCTTGAAGGTGCAGCAATCGATAAAGCTGTAGAAAACGCTGAAATCGTAGAACTTCCAGAAGAAATGATCCACGAAGAAGTTCATCGTTCAGTAAATGAATTCCTTGGAAACTTGCAACGTCAAGGTATCAATCCTGACATGTACTTCCAAATCACAGGAACTACTCAAGAAGACCTTCACAAACAATACGAAGCAGAAGCTGAGTCGCGTACTAAGACTAACCTTGTTATCGAAGCAGTTGCGAAGGCTGAAGGATTTGACGCTACTGAAGAAGAAATCCAAAAAGAAATCGAACAATTGGCTACAACTTACAACATGGAAGTGGCACAAGTACAAAACTTGCTTTCAGCTGATATGTTGAAACACGATATCGCAATCAAAAAAGCTGTTGAATTGATCACAAGTACAGCAACAGTAAAATAA
- a CDS encoding ATP-dependent RecD-like DNA helicase: MEVYFSGTIERIIFENVSNFYRILLLDIQDTNAEDFDDFEIIVTGTMADVIEGEDYTFWGQIVQHSKYGEQLQISRYERAKPTSKGLVKYFSSSHFKGIGLKTAQKIVDTYGENTIDEILEHPEKLESIAGLSAKNREAFVSTLRLNYGTEMVLAKLANYGIPNKLAFQIQDFYKEETLDIVENYPYQLVEDIKGLGFTIADQLAEELGIESQAPERFRAGLVHSLFQGCMDTGDTYMEARDLLEQTLTLLESSRPVELDPSQVAQELSYLIEEDKVQQIDTKIFDNSLFFAEEGIRSHLVRILEKGKQKNQDLETIQKHIASVEEELGIQYDSIQKQAICDAIQNKVFILTGGPGTGKTTVINGIIAVYALLEGLDLRKKSNLPILLAAPTGRAARRMNELTGLPSATIHRHLGMTGDDDTSHLEDYLDADFIIVDEFSMVDTWLANQLFSNISSNSKILIVGDSDQLPSVSPGQVLADLLQIPLIPQTRLERIYRQSEESTIVTLASQIRQGILPADFTQKKADRSYFEIMSSHIPATIEKILGAALRSGIPARDIQVLAPMYRGTAGIDAINQLMQDLLNPPQKDQLSFEAPQCHYRTGDKVIHLVNDAEVNVFNGDLGYITDLIPGKYTESKQDEIVIDFDGNEVVYPRNEWYKIRLAYAMSIHKSQGSEFPVVILPITSASKRMLERNLIYTAITRAKSKLILLGELQAFDYAVRHIGTARKTYLIERFSDLIENNIEESKQAFSETATSSDSEQSYILTEENWSSIPAMIGITDADLKEIFGK, translated from the coding sequence ATGGAAGTTTATTTTTCAGGCACCATTGAACGCATTATTTTTGAAAATGTCAGTAATTTTTATCGCATCCTCCTCCTAGATATCCAAGATACCAATGCGGAGGACTTTGACGATTTTGAAATCATCGTTACCGGAACCATGGCTGATGTAATAGAGGGTGAAGACTACACTTTTTGGGGGCAAATCGTACAGCACTCCAAGTATGGTGAACAGCTACAGATCAGTCGTTACGAGCGAGCAAAACCCACTAGCAAGGGCTTGGTCAAGTATTTCTCCAGCAGTCATTTTAAGGGAATTGGACTCAAAACAGCTCAGAAAATCGTGGATACGTATGGTGAAAATACCATTGACGAAATTCTGGAGCATCCTGAAAAGCTGGAAAGCATTGCTGGACTCTCTGCCAAAAACCGTGAGGCTTTCGTCTCCACCCTCCGCCTCAACTATGGGACAGAGATGGTCTTGGCAAAACTTGCCAACTACGGCATTCCCAATAAACTAGCCTTTCAGATTCAAGACTTTTACAAGGAAGAAACTCTCGATATTGTCGAAAATTATCCCTACCAGCTGGTCGAGGATATCAAGGGTTTGGGTTTTACCATTGCTGACCAACTAGCGGAGGAACTAGGCATCGAAAGTCAGGCTCCCGAGCGCTTTCGTGCTGGCCTTGTCCATAGTCTCTTTCAAGGCTGTATGGATACGGGCGATACCTACATGGAAGCCCGCGATTTGCTGGAACAGACCCTGACTCTCCTCGAGTCTTCCCGACCCGTGGAATTGGACCCCAGCCAAGTTGCCCAAGAACTCTCCTACCTCATCGAAGAAGACAAGGTTCAGCAGATTGATACCAAAATCTTTGATAACAGCCTCTTTTTCGCTGAGGAAGGCATTCGCAGTCACTTGGTTCGTATCCTTGAAAAAGGAAAACAGAAAAATCAGGATTTAGAAACCATTCAAAAGCATATTGCTAGTGTCGAGGAAGAATTAGGTATCCAATACGATAGCATCCAAAAACAGGCTATCTGCGATGCCATTCAAAACAAGGTCTTTATCCTAACAGGTGGGCCTGGTACAGGTAAGACGACCGTTATCAATGGGATTATCGCTGTCTATGCCCTTTTAGAAGGACTTGACCTCAGAAAAAAAAGCAACCTACCTATCCTTCTTGCTGCTCCAACTGGTCGAGCGGCTCGACGCATGAATGAATTAACAGGTTTGCCTAGTGCGACCATACACCGTCATTTGGGGATGACGGGGGACGATGATACTAGCCATCTGGAAGATTATCTGGATGCCGACTTTATCATCGTGGATGAATTTTCCATGGTGGATACTTGGCTAGCCAACCAACTCTTCTCCAACATCTCCTCTAATAGTAAAATTCTCATTGTGGGAGACAGTGACCAGTTGCCTTCGGTCAGTCCTGGACAAGTCCTGGCTGACCTGCTCCAGATACCTCTGATTCCGCAGACTCGCTTGGAACGGATTTACCGTCAGAGTGAAGAATCAACTATCGTCACCTTGGCTAGTCAAATTCGACAGGGAATCTTGCCAGCAGATTTTACCCAGAAAAAAGCTGATCGCTCCTACTTTGAAATCATGAGTAGCCATATCCCAGCTACGATTGAGAAAATTCTTGGCGCTGCCCTCAGAAGTGGCATTCCGGCTCGAGATATTCAGGTGCTAGCGCCTATGTATCGAGGAACTGCTGGTATTGATGCCATCAACCAGCTCATGCAAGACCTCCTTAATCCACCACAAAAAGACCAACTCAGTTTTGAAGCCCCCCAATGCCACTATCGAACAGGGGACAAGGTCATTCACCTAGTCAACGACGCTGAAGTCAATGTCTTTAATGGAGACCTAGGCTACATCACAGACCTGATTCCTGGTAAATACACCGAGTCCAAACAAGACGAGATTGTCATTGATTTTGATGGCAATGAGGTTGTCTACCCTCGAAATGAATGGTACAAGATTCGCCTGGCTTACGCTATGAGTATCCATAAGTCTCAGGGAAGTGAGTTTCCCGTTGTCATCCTGCCCATCACCAGTGCTAGCAAGCGCATGCTGGAGCGAAATCTCATCTATACAGCCATTACACGGGCCAAGAGCAAGCTCATCCTTCTTGGCGAACTACAGGCCTTTGACTATGCAGTCAGACATATCGGAACTGCCCGTAAGACCTATCTGATTGAGCGCTTCAGTGATTTAATTGAAAATAATATTGAAGAAAGTAAACAAGCCTTCTCTGAAACTGCCACATCAAGTGACTCTGAACAATCCTACATCCTCACTGAGGAAAACTGGTCTAGCATCCCAGCAATGATCGGGATTACAGATGCAGACCTCAAAGAGATTTTTGGAAAATAG
- the lepB gene encoding signal peptidase I, giving the protein MNYFKTFLKEWGLTFLIIIVVGLSRLFLWTNVRVEGHSMDPTLADGEVLFVVKHLPIDRFDIVVAHEEDGNKDIVKRVIGMPGDTIRYENDKLYINDKETDEPYLADYLQQFKNDKLQSTYSGKGFEGDKGVYFRSLAQKAQAFTVDVNFNTSFSFTVPEGEYLLLGDDRLVSSDSRHVGTFKASQIKGEAKFRFWPLNRIGIF; this is encoded by the coding sequence ATGAATTATTTTAAAACATTTCTAAAAGAGTGGGGACTTACGTTCCTCATCATTATAGTAGTGGGGCTCAGTCGCCTCTTTCTCTGGACCAATGTCCGTGTGGAAGGACACTCTATGGACCCTACCCTAGCTGACGGAGAAGTTCTCTTCGTTGTTAAACACCTCCCAATTGACCGCTTCGACATCGTTGTTGCCCATGAAGAGGATGGAAATAAAGACATTGTCAAAAGGGTCATCGGTATGCCTGGAGATACCATCCGCTACGAAAACGATAAACTTTATATCAACGATAAAGAAACGGACGAACCTTACCTAGCAGACTACCTCCAACAGTTTAAAAACGACAAACTTCAGAGCACTTATTCAGGGAAAGGCTTTGAAGGGGATAAGGGGGTCTATTTTAGAAGTCTAGCTCAGAAGGCTCAGGCCTTCACTGTCGATGTGAATTTCAACACCAGCTTCAGCTTTACAGTTCCTGAAGGCGAATACCTTCTCCTTGGAGATGATCGCTTGGTTTCTAGTGACAGTCGCCATGTTGGAACCTTTAAGGCCAGTCAAATCAAAGGGGAAGCCAAATTCCGTTTCTGGCCACTCAACCGTATCGGAATCTTTTAA